ATGGTCGGCGATCAAGTCGGCCGCCTCCGCGTAGATCAGCGGATCGACCAGCTCGTGCAAGGTCTCGGCGACAATGGATTTCACCTGTTCGACGTCCCAGCCCGCGCACATGCTGGTCAGGTGGGCGCGCATCCGTTCCATCTGATCGTGGTCGGCGCCGGACAGCAGGAACAGGAAATGGGCGTAACTGCTCTCCAGGACGGCGCGGCGGTTCAACAGCCCTTGCGCGTAGAAGGGCTTGCTGAACACGTAGGTGCTCGACTTCGCGATCACGGTCTTGTCCAGATCGAAGAAGGCCGCGACGCGTGCACCGGTAGTGGCTGAGTGGTCCACCCGACCAGGATAGGCGGCGGTGCCGCCTCCGCATCGTCCCGGCGTCCCGGCGGGGCTCTCCGCGGGCGGACGGATCCGCGGCGCCGCGCCTGTCGTGTGGCTTTCTTGCCTTCGATCGGCCGCAGGTGGGCGGCGGATGGACCGCCCCTGCGTCCCGTCGGCACGCGTGTCCCGAGCGGCGGCGTGGCTGCGGTCGGCGCGTCGGCGAAGTTTGCCCCGCAGACGCCGACGCCACGATGGCCACAAAGATGTCCGTCGCCAGACTTGCGTTCTGGGCGGGGCTTGGGTGTAGTATTGCTGGCACCTGGACATGGTCCAGGCGCGTTCAGCCCGACCCCCCGGGGCTGAACCCGACGGCCCCAGCCTCCTCCCCCCCCGGCTGGGGCCGTCCTCTATTTTCAGGACAGTGCGGTAGGCCGACGGCCCTGGAGGTTGTCCACAGCCCGGGAGTTATCCCCATCCGGCATATCGCCCCTTCTTTCCCAGCCCGCGTTCGGCGACGCTGACCTGCATGAACTTCGAAGCGTCGGAGCCGCCCGGGCCGCCACCCGCCCTCGTGCTCATCGATGACGACCGCCTGCGCGACGAAGTCCGCCGTATCGCGGCGGCAGCGGAACGGCCGCTCGACGAGCGAGCGCAACCGGTCGGCCGACATGCGTGGACGGGCGCTCCGCTGGTGATCCTGGATACTGCCGCGGCGCGAGCGGCGGCCGCGGCGGGCTACCTGCGCCGGACCGGCGTGGTGGTGGTAACCGATGGTGAGCCAGGTTTGCTCGACTGGCAGGCCGCCGCCGCTATCGGCGCCGAACGGGCTATCGCCCTGCCCGGCGCTGCGGTGGGACTCATCGAGATGTTTGCTGAGTACGGCGAGCGGCGTGCGGGCGATGGTGTGGTGGTCGCCGTCGCGGGCGCGAGCGGCGGAGCGGGGGCGTCCACCCTGGCGGTCGCGGTCGCGCTGCGTGCCGCCGCGGAAGGGTTCCGGCACGACACCTTGCTGGTCGACGGCGCACCCTTCGCGGGCGGCCTCGACCTGCTGCTCGGTATCGAGAACACGGCGGGCCTGCGCTGGCCCGAGCTGGTGGTCGAGGACGGGCGTGTCTCCGCGACCGCGCTGCACGGCGCCCTGCCCCGCGCGGCGCCCGGGTTGGCGGTGCTGTCCTGCGGGCGTTGCGGTGCGGGAAGATTGCCACGCGAACTCGGCGCGGCCGGAGTCCGCGCTGTGATCGAAGCGGGCCGGGCCGCAGGCGATTTCGTAGTTTGCGACATTTCCGGTGAGCGGGGGCCGCATGCCGACCAGATGCTCGACTCCGCGGATCTCGTCGTGCTCGTCGTCCCGGCGCGGCTGCGGGCGATCGCCGCCGCCGAAGCGGTGTCCGCGCACATCGCGCGGCGAAACCCCAACCAGGGCCTGATCGTTCGCGGCCCGGCGCCCGGCGGACTGCACGGATCCGAGGTCGCCGAGGTACTCGATATCCCGCTGCTCGCCGCCGTCCGCGCCCAGACCGGGCTGGCGCACCGGTTGGAGCGCGGAGGGCTTTCGGTGCGCCGTCGCGGGCCGTTGCGCGATGCCGCCGACGCCGTTCTCGGTGTGCTCAGCGCACCACCGGGGCAACGACGGTGAGGAGGGGACGATGAGCGCGCTACTGACCGGCGAGCTGCTGGATCGGGTGCGGGAGCGCCTGGCCGGCGAGACCGGCGATCCGGATCCGGCACAGGTCGCCGCCGCGATCCGCGCGGAGGCCGGCGGGGTGCTCGGGGACACCGACTTGCTGCGTGCCCTTCGGCTGTTGCAGACCGAGCTGACCGGTGCTGGCGTACTCGAACCGTTGCTGCACGACCCGCACGTCGCGGACGTCTTGGTGACGGGCCCGGACGCGGTGTGGATCGATCGCGGGCACGGTCTGGAACGGACTTCGATCACGTTCGCCGACGAGGCCGCGGTCCGGCGGCTGGCGCAGCGCTTGGCCCTTTCGGCGGGGCGACGACTCGACGACGCACAACCATGGGTGGACGGCCGTCTATCCGGAACCGGTACGGCACTGGGGGATTCGTTCGGCGTCCGGTTGCACGCGGTCCTCGCCCCGGTCGCGCACGGCGGCACCTGTCTGTCCCTGCGCGTACTTCGTCCGGCTACCCAGGGACTCGACGCACTCGCCGCGGCGGGATCGGTGCCCGCCGACGCGAAGCTCCTGCTGGAGCGCATCATCCGGGCGAGGCTGGCCTTCCTGGTGGTCGGCGGCACGGGAGCCGGGAAGACGACGCTGCTGTCGAGCCTGCTCGCCACGGTGGACCCGGCGGAGCGGATCGTCTGCGTCGAGGATGCGGCTGAGCTCGCGCCACCGCATCCGCATGTGGTCCGGCTGGTCGCCAGGACCGCGAACGTGGAGGGCGTCGGCGAGGTCACCGTGCGCGATCTGGTCCGCCAAGCGCTGCGCATGCGTCCGGACCGGATCGTGGTCGGCGAGGTCAGGGGAGCGGAGGTG
Above is a genomic segment from Nocardia sputorum containing:
- the ssd gene encoding septum site-determining protein Ssd, whose amino-acid sequence is MNFEASEPPGPPPALVLIDDDRLRDEVRRIAAAAERPLDERAQPVGRHAWTGAPLVILDTAAARAAAAAGYLRRTGVVVVTDGEPGLLDWQAAAAIGAERAIALPGAAVGLIEMFAEYGERRAGDGVVVAVAGASGGAGASTLAVAVALRAAAEGFRHDTLLVDGAPFAGGLDLLLGIENTAGLRWPELVVEDGRVSATALHGALPRAAPGLAVLSCGRCGAGRLPRELGAAGVRAVIEAGRAAGDFVVCDISGERGPHADQMLDSADLVVLVVPARLRAIAAAEAVSAHIARRNPNQGLIVRGPAPGGLHGSEVAEVLDIPLLAAVRAQTGLAHRLERGGLSVRRRGPLRDAADAVLGVLSAPPGQRR
- a CDS encoding TadA family conjugal transfer-associated ATPase; translation: MSALLTGELLDRVRERLAGETGDPDPAQVAAAIRAEAGGVLGDTDLLRALRLLQTELTGAGVLEPLLHDPHVADVLVTGPDAVWIDRGHGLERTSITFADEAAVRRLAQRLALSAGRRLDDAQPWVDGRLSGTGTALGDSFGVRLHAVLAPVAHGGTCLSLRVLRPATQGLDALAAAGSVPADAKLLLERIIRARLAFLVVGGTGAGKTTLLSSLLATVDPAERIVCVEDAAELAPPHPHVVRLVARTANVEGVGEVTVRDLVRQALRMRPDRIVVGEVRGAEVVDLLTALNTGHDGGAGTVHANSPQEVPARLEALAALGGMERATLHSQLAAAVQVVLHVHRRADGSRGLREIGLVHRTGDGRVRITPAWHNTAAAPAATDLAGLLTERLDR